The following are encoded in a window of Acropora muricata isolate sample 2 chromosome 6, ASM3666990v1, whole genome shotgun sequence genomic DNA:
- the LOC136919930 gene encoding uncharacterized protein, which yields MIRVSTLIALGLVVGHLSVLCRGKLESKSESALVDIDPDVSEHLDDNTQDEEDVPASPGERVNDPFWRYRFRYRKYRRRCSKRYRYGRRCKPTRKPYPSHKPHTTSKPSSQTPSCDSSRPPSNPEWNNDWRGRMFFQCPAGSSLISLVSLFRDCQNDRIWKFGCGYNQAVKEHCHWTPGYANDARKGINYNCPNNGFLAGIASTYVDGDRRFKFKCCNDERFDHADCHMSHLLNAPGQKIDYKVDRDKRFYIVGVTSFFVSEKKDRQWQIDYCKPEREQGKDYMRKKMQSKS from the exons ATGATTCGTGTATCTACACTCATAGCATTAGGCTTGGTTGTTGGACATTTGAGTGTGTTATGTCGAGGAAAACTGGAATCTAAGAGTGAAAGTGCTCTTGTGGATATTGATCCTGACGTGAGCGAACACCTTGACGACAACACTCAGGATGAAGAGGATGTCCCTGCGAGTCCTGGTGAACGTGTAAACGACCCTTTCTGGCGGTACAGGTTCAGGTATAGGAAATACAGACGAAGGTGCTCAAAAAGATATCGTTACGGACGACGCTGCAAGCCCACCCGTAAGCCATACCCGTCACACAAGCCACACACAACAAGCAAACCATCTAGCCAGACTCCAAGCTGCGATTCCTCAAGACCACCCAGCAATCCTGAATGGAACAACGATTGGCGCGGAAGGATGTTTTTCCAATGTCCAGCAG GATCATCGCTCATCTCGTTGGTGAGTCTTTTCAGAGATTGCCAAAATGATCGCATCTGGAAGTTCGGATGTGGTTACAACCAAGCTGTCAAAGAGCATTGCCACTGGACGCCAGGTTATGCCAACGACGCAAGGAAAGGAATCAACTATAACTGTCCGAACAACGGATTCTTGGCAG GTATTGCGAGCACCTATGTCGACGGAGATAGGCGCTTCAAGTTTAAATGCTGCAATGACGAGAGATTCGATCACGCCGACTGCCACATGTCTCACCTTTTGAATGCCCCAGGACAGAAGATCGATTACAAGGTGGACCGCGATAAACGGTTTTACATCGTTGGCGTCACAAGCTTTTTCGTGTCGGAAAAGAA GGACAGACAATGGCAAATCGACTACTGCAAGCCAGAGAGAGAACAAGGGAAAGATTACATGAGGAAAAAAATGCAATCGAAGTCTTGA